GGCCGCCCGCCTCATAGCCCTGGGCGACCACGATGTCGATGCCCGCCTCCTCGTGTTTGCGGGCGTGCCGGGCGCTGCCCGCGAGGGCCGCGACCAGCACCCCCCGATCGTGCGCGCGGGCGACGACGTCGGCGGGCGGGGAGCCGAGGGCGTTGGCGAGGAGCCGGATCGGATAGTCGAAGGCGACGTCGAGCTGGGTGCGGGCGACCTGCTCCATCCAGCCGGTGATGCGCCACCCGGACGCCTCGCCCTCGGCCAGCTCGGGGACCCCGTGTCTGGCGAGGGTGTCCCGCACGAACTGCCGGTGCCCTTCCGGGATCATCGCCTCGACGTCCGCCTCGGAGACCCCCTCCACCTTCTTCGCGGGCATCACGACGTCCAGTCCATAGGGCCGGTCGCCGACGTGGGCCTCGATCCAGTCGAGGTCGCGTTTGAGGTCGTCGGGGGCGGTGTAGCGGACCGCGCCGAGCACTCCGAAGCCGCCGGCCCGGCTGATGGCCGCGGCGACGGCGGGGAACGGCGTGAAGCCGAAGACGGCGTGCTCGACTCCCAGTGTTCTGCTCAGCTCCGTCTGCATGGGCGCAGGATGCCGCAGCCGACCGGA
The genomic region above belongs to Streptomyces sp. CG1 and contains:
- a CDS encoding NAD(P)H-dependent flavin oxidoreductase, producing the protein MQTELSRTLGVEHAVFGFTPFPAVAAAISRAGGFGVLGAVRYTAPDDLKRDLDWIEAHVGDRPYGLDVVMPAKKVEGVSEADVEAMIPEGHRQFVRDTLARHGVPELAEGEASGWRITGWMEQVARTQLDVAFDYPIRLLANALGSPPADVVARAHDRGVLVAALAGSARHARKHEEAGIDIVVAQGYEAGGHTGEIATMVLTPEVVEAVDPLPVLAAGGIGSGQQVAAALTLGAQGVWLGSIWLTTTEADLHAPALTRKLLAAGSGDTVRSRALTGKPARQLRTEWTDAWDDPAGPGTLPMPLQGLLVAEAVSRIQKYEVEPLLGTPVGQIVGRMTSERSVQSVFDDLTRGFERAVDRINRIAGRSGQS